AAAGCTTTCTCCAAGATTTTCCGCATGAGCGTGACCGACGGAGCTCTGGTGCAAGTGGCCTTCTATGGCGGATATTTCGCCATGGCATTCCCGGCCGCCATATTCATTCGCAAGTACACCTACAAAGCCGGTATCCTCATGGGATTGGCCTTATATGCCATCGGTGCCTTTCTCTTCCTCCCGGCCAAATGGAGCGGCGAATACTATCCTTTCTTGATAGCCTATTTCATTCTCACTTGCGGACTCTCGTTTTTGGAAACCAGCGCCAATCCCTATATTCTCTCGATGGGCAGTGAAGCAACGGCCACAAGGCGCCTCAATTTGGCACAGTCGTTCAACCCCATGGGTTCGTTGTTGGGTATGTTTGTCGCCATGAGTTTCATTCAAGCACAACTCAACCCGATGGATACGGCCGACCGGGCACAACTCAACGATGCCGAGTTTGCCGCCGTCCGAGACAGCGACCTTTCCATTTTGGTTGCCCCCTATCTCTTTATCGGAATTGTCGTCTTGGTCATTTTCTTTATCATATTCTTTTCCCGAATGCCCAAGAACCAAGACCAGTCGCATGATGTGCATTTCATGGTATCGATACGGCGCATCTTTTCCATTCCCCGCTATCGAGAAGGGGTGATTGCCCAATTCTTCTATGTCGGCGCACAAATCATGTGTTGGACATTCATCATTCAGTATGGCACCCGTCTTTTCATGGCCGAAGGCATGGAAGAGATAGCGGCTGAGGTACTTTCTCAAAAATACAATATCATTGCCATGATATGTTTCTGTTGCAGCCGTTTTATCTGCACCTACATGCTCAAATACCTCAATCCGGGACGCTTGCTCTCGATTTTGGCAGGAGCGGCCATGATACTCACTTGCGGAGTCATTCTTTTGCAAAACATATACGGCCTTTATTGCCTGGTCGGTGTCTCGATATGCATGTCGCTCATGTTCCCCACCATTTACGGCATTGCATTGGAAGGACTTGGCGACGATGCAAAATTCGGTGCGGCCGGACTTATCATGTCGATTCTCGGAGGTTCGCTGTTGCCCATGGTGCAAGCTCGTATCATCGATATGAAAACTGTTCTCAATTATCCGGCCGAAAACATTTCATTTGTCCTACCGCTTATCTGTTTCATCGTTGTCGCCGCATACGGATACCGTTCGATGAAATATTCAAAGGTCTAAGGAAACCGCAAGGACATCATACAAAAATGAGAGCCACGAAAATCGTGGCTCTCATTTTTGTGAGAAAGGACTCCATTACCAAATCACGACTCTCTCCTCGGGAGCCATATACATGGGCTGCTCCGCGGTGATACCAAAAGCTTGGTAAAAAGTTTCGAGGTTGCGAAGTGCGGCATTCACGCGCCACTTGCCCAACGAATGGGGGTCGGTCTTGGTGCGCCGCAGAATCTCTTCGTCGCGAATATTCGATGCCCACAAATTGGCATAGGCAAGATAGAATCGCTGGTCGGGTGTAAAGCCGTCTATCGGCGTTTGTTCAGCACCTTCCGTGGCATTCTTAAAGGCGGTGTAAGCAATCCGCAAGCCTCCTTGGTCGGCAATATTTTCACCCAGAGTGAATCGTCCGTTGGCATGAACCGTGTCGATGACCACAATCTGGTCATACTGTTCGACCAGTCTATCGGCGCGCAGATTGAACTGACGGGTATCTTCGGGTGTCCACCAGTCGTTGAGGTTCCCCTCCTTGTCGAATTGCCGTCCCATGTCGTCGAAACCGTGCGTCATTTCGTGCCCGATGACAACGCCAATGGCTCCGTAATTGATGGCATCATCGGCCTCAGCATAAAAGAAAGGAGGCTGTAAGATACCGGCCGGGAAACAGATTTCGTTGGTGGTCGGATTGTAGTAAGCATTCACCGTCTGGGGGCTCATATACCATAACGACTTGTCGACCTCCTTCCCTATCTTGTCGAGCATATATGCCGTCTCAAACATCGAAGCGTTTTTGAGATTTTCCCAATAACTCTTCTCGGTCGAAATTTCAAGGGCCGAGTAATCGCGCCACTTATCGGGATAACCGATTTTTACGGTAACGGCAGCCAATTTTTCAAGAGCCCGGGCTTTTGTCTCATCACTCATCCATTCGAGTTGCGCGATATGTTGCCCCAATGCCTCTTGCAGATTGGCAACAAGTTTCAACATGCGATCTTTCGAGGTCTGGGGGAAATATCGTTCCACATATATCTCACCCAAAGCCTCACTCAGCACGGCATCGGTCGTCGACAGCGAACGTTTCCAGCGGGCACGCGGTTCTTGTTGTCCCGAAAGGGTTTTCCCGTAGAAATCAAATCTGGTTGCATAGAAATCATCGCTCAGGTACGATGCCGCATTGTTGAGCAGATTAAAGGTCAGATAATCTTTTATCTCCGGCAACGAGAGTTGCGGATAGAGACGGTTGAAGCCATCGAAGAAAGGCAACTGGGATACATCAAGGTAGCTCAGGCTGTCTACGCCCAGTTCTGAAAAGAACGCCTCCCAATCGAAGCCGGCTTCCCGTTTCACAAAGTCGGCATAAGCCATTTTGTTGTAATTCTTCATGGGGTCGCGCAACTCTATCCGGCCGTATGAAAGACGCGCCAGTTCGGTTTCAATCTTCATCACCGACTCTACGGCCTTTTGGGCCGACGCATCGTCGTATCCGGCCAAGCGGAACAGTTGCCCGATATATTTCTGATAAGCCTCACGCAATGCTGCATTGGTA
Above is a window of Candidatus Caccoplasma merdavium DNA encoding:
- the fucP gene encoding L-fucose:H+ symporter permease; amino-acid sequence: MKKNDQPILHDKGVSYVLPFILITFCFALWGFANDITNPMVKAFSKIFRMSVTDGALVQVAFYGGYFAMAFPAAIFIRKYTYKAGILMGLALYAIGAFLFLPAKWSGEYYPFLIAYFILTCGLSFLETSANPYILSMGSEATATRRLNLAQSFNPMGSLLGMFVAMSFIQAQLNPMDTADRAQLNDAEFAAVRDSDLSILVAPYLFIGIVVLVIFFIIFFSRMPKNQDQSHDVHFMVSIRRIFSIPRYREGVIAQFFYVGAQIMCWTFIIQYGTRLFMAEGMEEIAAEVLSQKYNIIAMICFCCSRFICTYMLKYLNPGRLLSILAGAAMILTCGVILLQNIYGLYCLVGVSICMSLMFPTIYGIALEGLGDDAKFGAAGLIMSILGGSLLPMVQARIIDMKTVLNYPAENISFVLPLICFIVVAAYGYRSMKYSKV
- a CDS encoding M13 family metallopeptidase — translated: MKKTMMLSFMAALTLAACSERQAGENPLPQSNFDLSVAPGTDFYQYACGGWMANNPLKPEYSRYGSFDRLAELCEEQMHDLVTELVSENQQPGSVAAKVKELYTLGLDSARLNAEGMAPIAADMDAINGISNPAEAAALMGRLQAEGLAPFFYLYVGPDSKNSEVNLLSISQGGIALGDRDYYLESDSTNAALREAYQKYIGQLFRLAGYDDASAQKAVESVMKIETELARLSYGRIELRDPMKNYNKMAYADFVKREAGFDWEAFFSELGVDSLSYLDVSQLPFFDGFNRLYPQLSLPEIKDYLTFNLLNNAASYLSDDFYATRFDFYGKTLSGQQEPRARWKRSLSTTDAVLSEALGEIYVERYFPQTSKDRMLKLVANLQEALGQHIAQLEWMSDETKARALEKLAAVTVKIGYPDKWRDYSALEISTEKSYWENLKNASMFETAYMLDKIGKEVDKSLWYMSPQTVNAYYNPTTNEICFPAGILQPPFFYAEADDAINYGAIGVVIGHEMTHGFDDMGRQFDKEGNLNDWWTPEDTRQFNLRADRLVEQYDQIVVIDTVHANGRFTLGENIADQGGLRIAYTAFKNATEGAEQTPIDGFTPDQRFYLAYANLWASNIRDEEILRRTKTDPHSLGKWRVNAALRNLETFYQAFGITAEQPMYMAPEERVVIW